In Arthrobacter sp. SLBN-83, one DNA window encodes the following:
- a CDS encoding COG1470 family protein, translating to MHEQDGHAQRRRRIGIKAALVALVLLLAGAGSLIAAANNPKPGITVQVSPASQSVQQGQQASYTVTLTSTGGFSGTVNLAAAGLPAGASGAFTPSFVTLSSGSTTTATLNATTAATTPAGTSTITITAASGKVSGSASASLTVNYKISGSFSMTATPDSVTIPPGATAVYTLELSRTNLSGPITFSVLGGLPAGATASFSPNPATGNSTTLQVAATNASPTGTSSLYLMGTGKDSAGKAQYAYANVQLVLDSTIKQFGISGSLPGALSPGTSAGLNLQISNPINKPLSLTNLSVAVAGVTRSAAAVAANLPCTPADFIVTQYSGPYPLAVPAAGGSLQGLNVAQTAWPRVGMLDTSTNQDGCKGAALQLSYSGSGQGN from the coding sequence GTGCACGAGCAGGACGGGCATGCGCAGCGTCGCAGGCGGATCGGAATTAAGGCAGCACTGGTGGCGCTGGTGCTGCTGCTGGCCGGTGCCGGATCGCTGATTGCGGCGGCCAACAATCCAAAGCCGGGCATAACGGTGCAGGTCTCCCCCGCGAGCCAGTCCGTCCAACAGGGCCAGCAAGCGTCCTACACGGTAACCCTGACCTCCACCGGCGGATTCAGTGGCACGGTGAACCTGGCCGCCGCGGGACTTCCGGCCGGCGCAAGCGGCGCGTTCACGCCGTCGTTCGTCACCCTCAGCTCCGGCAGCACCACAACGGCCACCCTGAACGCCACTACCGCCGCAACGACGCCGGCGGGCACAAGCACAATCACAATCACCGCGGCGAGCGGCAAGGTCTCCGGCAGCGCATCGGCCAGCCTCACGGTGAACTACAAAATCTCCGGCTCCTTCTCGATGACTGCCACCCCGGACTCCGTCACCATTCCGCCGGGTGCCACCGCCGTCTACACGCTGGAGCTCAGCCGCACCAACCTCAGCGGACCCATCACCTTCAGCGTCCTGGGCGGACTGCCGGCGGGAGCCACCGCATCGTTCTCGCCCAACCCGGCCACAGGGAACTCCACCACCCTCCAGGTGGCCGCCACAAACGCCTCCCCCACCGGAACCTCCAGCCTCTACCTGATGGGCACCGGCAAGGACTCCGCCGGGAAGGCGCAGTACGCCTACGCGAACGTCCAACTGGTCCTGGACTCCACCATCAAACAGTTCGGCATCTCCGGGTCCCTCCCAGGCGCCCTGTCCCCCGGCACCTCGGCCGGACTGAACCTGCAGATCAGTAACCCCATCAACAAGCCTTTGTCGCTGACCAACCTTTCGGTCGCCGTCGCGGGCGTCACCAGGAGCGCGGCCGCCGTGGCAGCCAACCTGCCCTGCACGCCGGCCGACTTCATCGTCACCCAGTACAGCGGCCCCTACCCGCTGGCAGTTCCGGCCGCGGGCGGTTCCCTCCAGGGGCTCAACGTCGCACAGACCGCCTGGCCGCGGGTGGGAATGCTGGACACGTCTACCAACCAGGACGGCTGCAAAGGCGCCGCCCTCCAGCTCAGCTACTCAGGATCAGGACAGGGGAACTGA
- a CDS encoding Lrp/AsnC family transcriptional regulator codes for MPGKDAAAEIPLDDIDRRIIAELTRDGRMSVTQVAENVHISRAHAYSRISRLTSDGVLTRFTALVDPIKAGLKSSAYVTLKLKQDSWRELRDQLGAIPEVHHIALVGGDFDVILLVRAVDNIDLRRVIFDQLQTMPGVLDTQTFLVFEDVDTR; via the coding sequence ATGCCGGGCAAGGACGCCGCTGCCGAGATTCCACTGGACGACATTGACCGGCGCATTATTGCCGAACTAACCCGGGACGGGCGGATGTCGGTTACGCAGGTGGCCGAGAACGTGCACATCTCCAGGGCGCACGCCTACTCCCGGATCTCCCGGTTGACTTCGGACGGCGTGCTGACCCGGTTTACCGCGCTGGTGGATCCAATCAAGGCAGGGCTCAAGTCCTCGGCTTACGTGACGCTGAAGCTGAAGCAGGATTCCTGGCGCGAACTCCGCGACCAGCTGGGTGCTATCCCCGAGGTCCACCACATCGCGCTGGTGGGCGGCGACTTCGATGTAATCCTGCTGGTCCGTGCCGTGGACAACATCGACCTTCGGCGGGTCATCTTCGACCAGCTGCAGACCATGCCCGGGGTGCTCGATACGCAGACGTTCCTGGTCTTTGAGGACGTGGACACGCGGTAG
- the pdhA gene encoding pyruvate dehydrogenase (acetyl-transferring) E1 component subunit alpha codes for MTISADHTAPDTTSPQEAPDNALNEAVKKFGITVEDYMLPARHQIQMVAPDGRLIPEGEQGTQPGHEYPVPGDKELLEAYERLVVGRRVNDQNSALVRQGRMAVYPSSHGQEACQVAAALCLSDGDWMFPTYRDAVAVMTRGVDPVQVMTIFRGDWHGGYDPLKYKVGIQCTPLTTQLLHAVGVAHAAKLRGEDTVVLAMCGDGATSEGDFHEALNFAAVFHLPVIFFVQNNKYAISVPLAHQSVAPSLAHKAVGYGMAGERVDGNDVVALLAVLDRAVALCRDGSGPLLVEANTYRMQAHTNADDDTRYRESAEVAEWRAKDPVNRMRTYLTDRGLLDDSAEDRIREHAEAVAAQLREGLSEDVPVDPQELFRHVFERQTPQLTEQSAMLADELARDAAATESKEAGK; via the coding sequence ATGACGATCTCCGCAGACCACACCGCGCCGGACACCACCAGCCCGCAGGAAGCGCCGGACAACGCGCTGAACGAGGCTGTGAAGAAGTTCGGCATCACGGTGGAGGACTACATGCTCCCCGCCCGGCATCAGATCCAGATGGTGGCCCCGGACGGCAGGCTTATCCCCGAAGGCGAGCAGGGCACCCAGCCCGGCCACGAGTACCCCGTGCCCGGAGACAAGGAACTGCTCGAAGCGTACGAACGCCTCGTCGTCGGCCGCCGCGTCAACGACCAGAACTCCGCCTTGGTCCGGCAGGGCCGCATGGCCGTGTACCCGTCCAGCCATGGCCAGGAAGCCTGCCAGGTGGCCGCCGCCCTGTGCCTGTCCGACGGTGACTGGATGTTCCCCACCTACCGCGACGCCGTCGCCGTGATGACCCGCGGCGTGGACCCGGTGCAGGTGATGACCATCTTCCGCGGCGACTGGCACGGCGGCTACGACCCCCTCAAGTACAAGGTGGGCATCCAGTGCACGCCGCTGACCACCCAGCTGCTGCACGCCGTCGGGGTTGCCCACGCCGCCAAGCTCCGGGGCGAGGACACCGTAGTGCTGGCCATGTGCGGTGACGGCGCCACCAGCGAAGGCGACTTCCACGAGGCCCTGAACTTCGCCGCCGTCTTCCACCTGCCCGTCATCTTCTTCGTGCAGAACAACAAGTACGCCATCTCGGTGCCGCTGGCGCACCAGTCCGTGGCGCCGTCGCTCGCGCACAAGGCCGTGGGCTACGGCATGGCGGGCGAACGCGTGGACGGCAACGACGTGGTGGCGCTCCTCGCCGTCCTGGACCGCGCCGTTGCGCTGTGCCGGGACGGTTCCGGCCCGCTGCTGGTGGAGGCCAACACCTACCGCATGCAGGCCCATACGAATGCCGACGACGACACCCGCTACCGGGAAAGCGCCGAGGTTGCGGAGTGGCGGGCCAAGGACCCCGTCAACCGGATGCGGACCTACCTGACGGACCGCGGGCTGCTGGACGATTCCGCTGAAGATCGGATCCGTGAGCACGCCGAGGCGGTTGCCGCGCAGCTGCGCGAGGGCCTTAGCGAAGATGTTCCGGTGGACCCGCAGGAACTCTTCCGCCACGTCTTTGAGCGGCAGACCCCGCAGCTGACGGAACAGTCCGCCATGCTTGCGGACGAACTGGCCCGCGACGCAGCAGCTACTGAATCGAAGGAGGCCGGCAAGTGA
- a CDS encoding alpha-ketoacid dehydrogenase subunit beta has translation MSPTITTSSEANGNVSAATARAAASAAASAEAAGPQPVTMAKALNTALADAMQADSSVLVFGEDVGMLGGVFRITDGLTATFGEQRCFDTPLAESGIVGMAVGMAINGMRPVIEMQFDAFAYPAFEQIVSHVAKMHNRTKGMVKLPMVIRIPYGGGIGGVEHHCDSSESYYAHTAGLKVYTPATVADGYRMLREAIDSDDPVVFMEPKKMYWTKDAVDLGELRRLHDSRAEGTTAGLGSEGRAAVARPGTDATLIAYGPSVPTALAAAEAAALEGRSLEVIDVRTIVPFDDDTVSASVRKTGRAVVIAEAHGFASVSSEIVARVQEHCFHYLAAPIRRVTGFDVPYPAPKLEKYYLPGVDRILDAVDDLQWEN, from the coding sequence GTGAGCCCCACCATCACCACCTCATCCGAGGCCAACGGCAACGTTTCCGCCGCCACCGCCCGCGCCGCCGCATCGGCTGCAGCGTCCGCCGAAGCCGCCGGGCCGCAGCCGGTCACCATGGCCAAGGCCCTCAATACCGCCCTGGCCGACGCCATGCAGGCAGACTCCTCGGTCCTGGTGTTCGGCGAGGACGTGGGCATGCTGGGCGGGGTCTTCCGCATCACCGACGGCCTCACCGCCACCTTCGGCGAGCAGCGCTGCTTCGACACTCCGCTGGCCGAGTCCGGCATCGTGGGCATGGCCGTGGGCATGGCCATCAACGGCATGCGCCCGGTCATCGAGATGCAGTTCGACGCGTTCGCCTACCCGGCGTTCGAGCAGATCGTCAGCCATGTGGCCAAGATGCACAACCGCACCAAGGGCATGGTGAAGCTGCCCATGGTCATCCGCATCCCGTACGGCGGCGGCATCGGGGGTGTGGAGCACCACTGCGACTCCTCCGAGTCCTACTACGCCCACACCGCCGGCCTGAAGGTCTACACCCCCGCCACGGTGGCGGACGGCTACCGCATGCTCCGCGAAGCCATCGACTCCGACGATCCCGTCGTCTTCATGGAGCCCAAGAAGATGTACTGGACCAAGGACGCGGTGGACCTGGGCGAGCTGCGGCGTCTCCACGACTCCCGTGCGGAAGGTACGACGGCGGGACTTGGCTCGGAAGGTCGTGCCGCCGTCGCGCGTCCCGGCACAGACGCCACGCTGATTGCCTACGGCCCGTCCGTGCCCACCGCTTTGGCTGCCGCCGAGGCGGCTGCGCTGGAGGGACGCTCGCTGGAGGTCATCGACGTGCGGACCATCGTGCCGTTCGACGACGACACGGTATCCGCCTCCGTGCGGAAGACCGGCCGGGCCGTGGTGATCGCCGAGGCGCACGGCTTCGCGTCCGTGTCCTCCGAGATCGTGGCCCGGGTGCAGGAGCACTGCTTCCACTACCTGGCCGCCCCGATCCGCCGTGTGACCGGGTTCGACGTTCCGTACCCGGCGCCCAAACTCGAGAAGTACTACCTGCCCGGCGTGGACCGCATCCTCGACGCCGTTGACGACCTTCAGTGGGAGAACTGA
- a CDS encoding dihydrolipoamide acetyltransferase family protein: protein MNEPRVFLLPDLGEGLTEAELVSWQVAVGDEIAVDQPIAEVETAKSAVEVPSPYAGIVAELHGQPGETLDVGKPLISVTPLGAGAAADDAAPAPSPAQPEVEPSETELAEPKPANTKAEAYREEEKAGSGNVLIGYGTPGGHGVARRTRARKTAVALAEPEAPSSPTEDDLTLLRTRVPGKLGAVISPLVRRMAREHGVDLGELSGSGDSGLIMRRDVEAAMRTAAPTAEPQAEPVQAAPKRPSLAPAETPAGSTTDTRTGLPISARTPVRGVRKAVATNMARSRSEIPEATVWVDVDATALMELREGLKANGAEVPGLLAFIARFVTAGLKKYPELNTRIETADDGSQEIVSFDGINLGFAAQTDRGLVVPSVRGAEKLSARELDVEIRRLTQVAREGKATPTELGSGTFTLNNYGVFGVDGSAAIINHPEVAILGVGRIIDKPWVVNGELAVRKVTELTLTFDHRVCDGGTAGGFLRFVADAIENPTSLLADI from the coding sequence ATGAACGAACCACGCGTGTTTTTGCTGCCCGACCTGGGTGAGGGCCTCACCGAAGCGGAGCTCGTTTCCTGGCAGGTGGCCGTTGGTGACGAGATCGCCGTCGACCAGCCCATCGCCGAGGTGGAGACCGCCAAGTCCGCCGTGGAGGTGCCGTCCCCCTACGCCGGGATCGTTGCTGAGCTGCATGGGCAGCCGGGGGAGACCCTGGATGTGGGGAAGCCGCTGATCTCGGTGACGCCTCTTGGTGCTGGGGCCGCCGCGGATGATGCCGCCCCCGCCCCTTCGCCCGCCCAGCCCGAGGTTGAGCCAAGCGAAACTGAGCTTGCCGAACCCAAACCGGCCAACACCAAGGCCGAGGCCTATCGGGAGGAGGAGAAGGCCGGTTCCGGAAATGTCTTGATTGGTTATGGAACTCCCGGCGGTCATGGTGTTGCCCGCCGTACCCGTGCCCGGAAGACCGCCGTCGCCCTCGCTGAGCCCGAGGCGCCGTCGAGCCCCACCGAGGATGACCTCACCCTGCTTCGTACCCGTGTGCCGGGCAAGCTTGGGGCCGTGATCTCGCCGCTGGTCCGGCGCATGGCGCGGGAGCACGGCGTGGACCTGGGAGAGCTTTCCGGCTCCGGCGACAGCGGGCTGATCATGCGCCGCGACGTCGAAGCGGCGATGCGGACAGCAGCGCCCACGGCTGAACCCCAGGCAGAGCCTGTCCAGGCGGCGCCGAAGCGTCCGTCTCTTGCGCCGGCTGAAACTCCTGCCGGCTCAACCACCGACACCCGCACCGGCCTTCCCATCTCCGCCCGCACGCCGGTGCGTGGTGTGCGGAAGGCTGTGGCCACCAACATGGCCCGCAGCCGCTCCGAAATCCCGGAAGCTACCGTCTGGGTGGATGTTGACGCCACCGCGCTAATGGAGCTGCGCGAGGGATTGAAGGCCAACGGCGCAGAAGTCCCCGGCCTGCTCGCGTTCATCGCGCGGTTCGTCACGGCGGGGCTGAAGAAGTACCCGGAACTGAACACACGGATCGAAACCGCGGACGACGGGTCGCAGGAGATCGTGTCCTTCGACGGCATCAACCTGGGCTTCGCGGCGCAGACCGACCGCGGCCTGGTGGTGCCCTCCGTACGCGGCGCCGAGAAGCTCAGTGCGCGTGAACTCGACGTCGAGATCCGCAGGCTCACCCAGGTTGCGCGGGAGGGCAAAGCGACCCCCACGGAGCTGGGCAGCGGCACGTTCACGCTGAACAACTACGGCGTGTTCGGCGTGGACGGGTCCGCGGCGATCATCAACCACCCGGAGGTGGCCATCCTCGGCGTAGGCCGGATCATCGACAAGCCGTGGGTGGTCAACGGTGAGCTGGCCGTCCGCAAGGTCACCGAACTGACCCTCACCTTCGACCACCGGGTCTGCGACGGCGGAACGGCCGGCGGGTTCCTCCGCTTCGTGGCAGACGCCATCGAAAACCCCACGTCGCTCTTGGCGGACATCTAA